The genomic stretch TCGACGTCGCAGGCTTCAACAAGAATTTCATCGAGCGCGCCGCGCAGAAGCCGGCGATCGCGACCGCCGTTGTGCACCCCTGCAGCCGCGACGCGCTCTTGGGCGCCGTCGAGGCCGCGCATGAAAACCTGATCGAGCCGATTCTCGTCGGCCCGGAAAGCAAGATCAAGGCCATCGCCGATGAGAACGAGATCGACATTTCCGGCTACAGGATGATCGACACGCCGCACAGCCATGCCTCCGCCGCGCAGGCCGTCGCCCTTGCCAGCAAGGGCGAGGCCGAGGCCCTGATGAAAGGCAGCCTGCACACGGATGAATACATGGGCGCCGTCATCAAGAAGGATGCCGGGCTGCGGACCGGCCGGCGCATATCCCACGTCTTCGCCATGGTTGATCCGGAATATCCCAAGCCCTTCTTCATCACCGACGCGGCGATGAACATCAAGCCGGACCTCGCCGCCAAGGTCGACATCGCCCAGAACGCCATCGATCTGATGATCGCGATCTCCGATGTCGAGATCACGCCGAAGGTCGCCGTGCTTTCGGCCGTTGAAACCGTCAATCCCGCGATCCAGTCGACCATAGACGCCGCCTGCCTGTCGAAGATGGCCGATCGCGGACAGATCACCAATGCCATCGTTGACGGACCGCTAGCCTTCGACAATGCGATCAGCCTCGAGGCCGCCAAGATCAAGGGCATTTCCTCCGTCGTCTCCGGCGATGCCGATATCCTGCTGACGCCTGATCTGGAATCGGGAAACATGCTGGCCAAGCAGCTGGTGCTTCTCGGCGGCGCGACCTCCTCGGGCATCATCCTCGGCGCCCGCATCCCGATCATCCTGACGAGCCGCGCCGACGGCGCGCAGGCCCGGATCGGCTCCTGCGCCATCGCGGCCCTGATGGCGGATGCCCGCCGCAACGGCCGGTTCCCGGCGCTCTGAGCAGCGACGAACCGACGACCCCCAAGCCGCCGCGGCGAAAGCCGCGGCGGCTTTTTCATGTCCGCGTCTTGCCATGACGCCCCAAAGGCGTATAACCGCCGCCCTTCGCAAGACATTCCCTCAGATCAAAGGACGGCGTCATGACCGCGCTCGGCTTGGACTTCGGCACGACCAATACCGTGATCGCGCTTCCCGCGGAAGGTGAAGGCGAAACCCGCTCGCTGAGTTTCGATAGCCTGGCGGGCACGACCGACACGATGCGGACCTGCCTCTCCTTCATGAAGGACCGCAAAGCCGCCGTCGGCGCGCCGCTTGTCACGGAAGCGGGCGCCGCGGCGATCCGCACGCTGATCGACCACCCCGGCGAATGCCGTTTCCTGCAGTCGATCAAGACCTATGCGGCAAGTCCGCTATTTACGGAAACCGCCGTGCTTGGCCGCCGACACTCCTTTCCGGACCTGATGGCGGTGTTTCTTGAAAAACTGATGGTCTATGCGGGCGACGGCTGGCCGGGCGCCGTCAGCCGCGTGGTTGCCGGACGTCCGGTGCGCTTTGCCGGCATCGGCGCCGACGAGGCGCTTGCGCTCGAGCGCTACAATGACGCGCTCTCACGCTTCGGCTTTCCGGAAATCCGCTTCGTTCTGGAGCCGGTCGCCGCGGCCTGGTATTTCGCAAACCGGCTGAAGACGGACGCCAATGTTCTAGTCGCCGATTTCGGCGGCGGCACCACCGACTATTCGATCATCCGTTTTTCGAAAAACGCAGGCAGGCTTTCCGCCGAGCCGCTGTCGCATTCCGGCGTCGGCGTGGCCGGCGACATGTTCGACTACCGCATCATCGACAATGTGGTGAGCCCGATGCTCGGCAAGGGCACGACCTACAGGAGCTTCGGCAAAAACCTCGACGTGCCGTCGAACTATTACGCGAGCTTCGGCCGCTGGAGCCAGCTCTCGATCTTCAAGACCACGCGCGATTTCGCCGACCTGAAGAGCCTGGTGCGGGACGCAAGCGACCCGGACGCGCTCGAGCTCTTCATCGAGCTCATCGAGAACGACGAGGGCTATCCGCTCTATGAGGCGGTCTCGGCCGCCAAACGGGCGCTCTCGGAGAACGAGGTAGCGGAATTCTTCTTCGCGCCGCTCGGCCGCGACAGCCGCCGCATCGTGCGCCGGGCCGATTTCGAGGGTTGGATCTCGGGCGAGTTGCGGCAGATGGAGGACGCGCTCGACGAGGCGATCGCGGGGGCAGGCATCGCCGCAACCGAGATCGACAAGGTGTTCCTGACCGGCGGCTCCTCCTTCGTGCCGGCCGTCAGGACCATCTTCGAAAACCGCTTCGACAGATCCCGCATCGAAACCGGCGGCGAGCTCCTGTCCATCGCCCACGGCCTGGCGCTGATCGGCACGGAGGAGAATTTCCCGTGGGCGGCATGAGCGCCCGTTCGCCGCGCCTGCGCCCAACGAAAAACCCGGCGCAAAGTCCGGGTCTTTCCTGAAGCTCTTGTCCGTCCGCTCAGTTGGCGGGTTGCTGAACCTTGGCGCGCGCCTGTTCCTCGGCCATGCGCTTCTGGAACATCTGCGCGAAGTCGATCGGGTCGACCAGCAGCGGCGGATAGCCGCCATTGCG from Martelella sp. AD-3 encodes the following:
- a CDS encoding bifunctional enoyl-CoA hydratase/phosphate acetyltransferase, which translates into the protein MADKFDVAGFNKNFIERAAQKPAIATAVVHPCSRDALLGAVEAAHENLIEPILVGPESKIKAIADENEIDISGYRMIDTPHSHASAAQAVALASKGEAEALMKGSLHTDEYMGAVIKKDAGLRTGRRISHVFAMVDPEYPKPFFITDAAMNIKPDLAAKVDIAQNAIDLMIAISDVEITPKVAVLSAVETVNPAIQSTIDAACLSKMADRGQITNAIVDGPLAFDNAISLEAAKIKGISSVVSGDADILLTPDLESGNMLAKQLVLLGGATSSGIILGARIPIILTSRADGAQARIGSCAIAALMADARRNGRFPAL
- a CDS encoding Hsp70 family protein codes for the protein MTALGLDFGTTNTVIALPAEGEGETRSLSFDSLAGTTDTMRTCLSFMKDRKAAVGAPLVTEAGAAAIRTLIDHPGECRFLQSIKTYAASPLFTETAVLGRRHSFPDLMAVFLEKLMVYAGDGWPGAVSRVVAGRPVRFAGIGADEALALERYNDALSRFGFPEIRFVLEPVAAAWYFANRLKTDANVLVADFGGGTTDYSIIRFSKNAGRLSAEPLSHSGVGVAGDMFDYRIIDNVVSPMLGKGTTYRSFGKNLDVPSNYYASFGRWSQLSIFKTTRDFADLKSLVRDASDPDALELFIELIENDEGYPLYEAVSAAKRALSENEVAEFFFAPLGRDSRRIVRRADFEGWISGELRQMEDALDEAIAGAGIAATEIDKVFLTGGSSFVPAVRTIFENRFDRSRIETGGELLSIAHGLALIGTEENFPWAA